Below is a window of Plutella xylostella chromosome 15, ilPluXylo3.1, whole genome shotgun sequence DNA.
TCGAAACCAAAGTCTTCCAAAAAACTGTTCctaaaaatgtttttactCTATCGGAGAAAAAAGATATGGCAGTTTCTATAAGCAAGATATTGGAGCTAGGAGCTATATCTGAATGTAGGCCATGCGACGAACAGTTCATCTCCAAAAATTTTCTAGCCCCTAAGGCCAACGGTGAAAAGAGATTTATCCTAAATCTAAAGCCACTTAACAAGTTTATCcctaaattacattttaaaatggaGGATCACAGAACGGCCGCTAGATTAATACCTAAAGATGGCTTCATGGCCACCATTGATTTAAAAGAGgcctatttaattttacctatATCGTCCTCTGATAGAAAGTACCTACGGTTTCAATTTCAAAACGACGATAATGGAAATGATTCCTTATTTGAGTTTTCGGCATTACCTTACGGCCTCTCAGTAGCCCCAAGAACTTTTACGAAACTCATGAGAGAAGTCACCACTTATCTTCGATCACGTGGCTTCACCTCGGTTATTTACTTAGATGATATATTATGCATCGGAGAAAATTATGAAGAATGTTTATCGAACGTCAGAGAAACCATTTCTTTGTTACACTGCCTGGGATTCGTGATTAATTTCAGTAAAAGCTCATTGAAACCCGAACAAAGTTGCTGTTTCTTAGGCTTTGTCTACGATTCAAGATATATGACAATATCCCTCACTGATAAAAAAAGAGACAATATAGCCAAATTGGTTAAAAAATTCCAAACATTACGTTCGTGTTCAATCAGAGATTTCGCTCAATTAATAGGCTCTTTGACCGCAGCTTGTCCAGCAGTGCGTTATGGATGGTTGTACACGAAATTACTGGAGAGACATAAATTTCTTGCGTTACAGAAATATCATTCTTTTGACGCGAAATTTAAACCATCTACAGATATTTTACCAGATTTAGAATGGTGGGCTCAGCACATCTATTCTTCTTGCAATACCATAGGCATCCAAATATTCGATCAAGAAATCTTTACAGATGCCTCTAGAACCGGCTGGGGTGCgtacagtaataataatcgCGTTAATGGTGGCTGGACAGAGGGCGAACAGCAGTtccatattaattatatttcgtAGCTTCATTCTTCAGATATAAATTAACAATGTAGTCCTTTCAACCTACAAGGCAACTTTCGCACGTATAAAGAGTACCTAAATCGATTCCAGAATCGATTGTGTGTACCCagcctaaataaaaaaaagttatcctACCCGTTCTTTTCTAGCCTATGCCTGTCCCTACAATTCTCTTCATTCTTTTTTCGTGCGAGGCAACGGTAACACGTTAacctaaaattttatttctactataattttttcacgaataagtacttttattaaaatgcCAAAGCGCAGTAGTGAAGCGAAGATTCAGTATTATGAAGCAAAATTACAGAAGTtacaagaaaaacaaaaagccACACCGCCGGCTGTGCGCCGACGATGTATAGTTTATTCAGATTCATCAACGGATGACAACTCAGGTAAGTCTAGaagtttacttacttactacgaACAGTGTGTGTTAAAGTGATATGTTTCATCCTGGGTGTCGGCCGCGAGCCACGACAGGATTTGTTTTACCCTGGGCGTCGGCCGTGAGCCACGACAGGATTTGTTAACCGAGGTGGTGGCCGAGAGCAACCATGAGTCAAGAACCTTAAGCTTGGGTGTAGGCCGAGAGTCACAACGagctaaaaaataaaactacccACTTATATCAACaaatttgataataaatttACGTTGTTTCAGACAACGAGCCGCTGGCCGAAAACCTGTCACCACAACCGGAAGAGCAATCTCCCGTGGTAACGATTGATGCTCCGCCTGAGACAACCAATACTGATACCCTGACGCAAGTGGACGAGTCGGAAGAAATTGATGTCGAGTTTCTTTCGGCTTTAGGCGATACAACTCCGGAAACGCCTATGTACGGCGAAAAAATTCACGAGACATTGGCGCAAAGATGGTTGCCAATTCTCCGCCGCGGCTTGCCTAAGGAGGCAGCTGAATCATTACTAAAGGAATATAGGATTCCCGAAAATTGTAAACTGTTGAGAGCGCCGACACTCAACCCAGAAATCATTTCGGCCATAAACGGTGCTGCCAGGGGCAGAGATAAGAAGATCGAGAATCTTCAGCAACAACTCGGCCTGGGCATAACTGCTATCAACCGAGCCATGAATACACTGGTTACTGGCAGCGGTGATGATAAGCAGGATAAAGTCCAAGCTGTTAAGGTTTTATCTGATGCATGCCGCATATTATCTGACCTTCACTATAAAGAATCAGAATCCAgatcaaatttaattttaccagGACTGGACAAATCTTTCCTTTCTGTCATTCAAGATGTAGAAAGGGACGAGTCGCTATTTGGAAGTAAACTCGGTGACAAGATCAGAGCATCTCAGATGATCGAGAAACAAGGActccaaattaaaaaagtCGTCACGATCCAGAAACCTCCTGCGCCGTCCACGTCCAAGTCGGCTAACGGATCCCGCTACCAGGGAAACTGGTCCACGCCTTCCCGCTTCCAGCCGTCGTCGTCGAAcaggggggggaggggaggCGCGCAGAAGATCCAAGCGACGCAGAGACCAACGTATCCGTCACGGGGAACGACACAAGCGAAGGGCAGCTACAACAAGCAGCGTGCTCCTCCACGCCACTAAACTTGGTACGTCACGCTGGCAggttacaatattttttcgaTTGCTGGCTATCAATCACGAATAATCCTGTCGTATTGAGCTGGATAAAAG
It encodes the following:
- the LOC125489594 gene encoding uncharacterized protein LOC125489594, with amino-acid sequence MPKRSSEAKIQYYEAKLQKLQEKQKATPPAVRRRCIVYSDSSTDDNSDNEPLAENLSPQPEEQSPVVTIDAPPETTNTDTLTQVDESEEIDVEFLSALGDTTPETPMYGEKIHETLAQRWLPILRRGLPKEAAESLLKEYRIPENCKLLRAPTLNPEIISAINGAARGRDKKIENLQQQLGLGITAINRAMNTLVTGSGDDKQDKVQAVKVLSDACRILSDLHYKESESRSNLILPGLDKSFLSVIQDVERDESLFGSKLGDKIRASQMIEKQGLQIKKVVTIQKPPAPSTSKSANGSRYQGNWSTPSRFQPSSSNRGGRGGAQKIQATQRPTYPSRGTTQAKGSYNKQRAPPRH